The DNA segment ACAAGTTCCTCCCATCATTATCATCGATATATACACATCCTTATATAAAGTTTTAACTATGTTAAAGAAAATCATGTTCGTTACAAAACAATATAGTGGTTAACTAGAGGAATATGTGTGACCCAGAGGCCATACACTCCTATAGAATTCAATATCGACCTTGTGGTGTATAGAGTGGGAGAGACACTATTTAATCTAAAAGGCTACGAGATCCAGTTAAATAGGCTTCAACCACGTGACCAGCACAGGAAGGGAAGACACGTGACTCTCTGTTCACACGCAAGTAAATATTTAAGGGGGCTCTATCGATTTTGTCGTCCACCCACGTGACAAGATTTTGTTGACACAAGATATTAGTATTTGTAAAGGCTTTACCCAACAGAAACAAAACCGATATTATAAACAATACAATTAACGGGCCGACATATTCGCTTTGAAATTCTGTTCTTCATGATTGATTGATGGACCAATACAAACAAATATAttacttttttgattttattagtaaaacaattaaataaaatgagagttgttttttctttatacAAACTGAAAAAGAACAGATTTGATAAAAGCCCGCTAAAAGAACCAATAGACCATATAAGATAGAAGCCCGTTAAAAGACGAGCAATACCAAAACGCCGTCGTTTCCACAGTTCCCACGCTCACACTCGTGTTTTGGCCATCAAGTAGTGTCCGAAGCTGTTTTGTCTGTGTGACCAACCATAGTGAGATATATCatattacaatataaatatatgctaATTGTATGACTACTACTAACTACCTTGAATGTTGTTGGCAGAGAGCATGTGATCGATGTTATCAATACGCCTTTGTATAGACTTAAGCACCAGATTCATCGACGAGACTCTTTGTTTGACGCTCGAGATCCTCGACGCGTGTTGTACAATGAACGGTAACGGAGCGTTCTCCAGCAACTGATCGAGCTCTGTGTGTTTGTTTTCATCGCATTCAATTAACAAAACCAAAACTAGATTCGATACCAACTTAACCGGATCGATCCGTAAACCAATGTAATTTcaggaaattaattattaaaccgGATCGATTGGTTTAACACGGTTAAGGAAGAGGTGATTGATTCGTACCTTGGACAAGTCGATCGAGCGAGCCGGAGAGTTTGTCTTGGCTACTGAGAGCATCGAGTGATTTAGAGTCGAATTCTTTAATTACGGACTCTAGCATCGCCGATAACCCTCGAGCCATAgcttctccaccaccaccgcctccgACGTGGACATCTGCGGCGGTGGTTAACGACGAGCTAGCCGCATCAGCTGAATCGCGGTGGCTCGATTCAGATAGCTGCTCCATTTTACCGGCGGTCTTAAGAGATACGTTTTGGCATTTAAGAAGTCTTATAAACAAGTTTTGTCCTTCAAATGACGAAATTACCCCTTAAAAGTCAACATATTTATCACACATAAACATTTAGATATCcattcggatcgggtatttacaattttcagatatttcaaTATAGGAATAGGAATATAAAAcatgtttgaatatttttatattttggattagatttagatatttttattttggattcAGATAATTCAGATTGGATTCGGATATTTAAAAtcacttaaaaaataaaagcaaaatTAGCATAAAtagtgaaaaaaacaaaaaaaatctaaattaaataagaCGAAGAACAAGGTATAATCTGATTGGATTCGGATATCCAATATTTTTTAACTCAATATATCCGTTCGAATACTTTTATAGATCAGACCGGGTTCAAGTTCGGTTTTGGGGACAGGTTTTGATTCCGTTTAAGAGTAAAATGCCCTGGCCTAGTAtaaacttttagattttttctggctcgcttaaaaaaaaaacacaacaatgTGTTTCTTGATTCTTATTAATCTCTGCGACTCTGTCCTATTCAAGAACTGAACCTTACATGAACAAACCATCCTCTTAAAACTAACATCATCTCTTAGTCAAAATGATACAAACAGTAAAAGGAAAATGTATATAATCAAGTT comes from the Brassica napus cultivar Da-Ae chromosome A7, Da-Ae, whole genome shotgun sequence genome and includes:
- the LOC106354763 gene encoding uncharacterized protein LOC106354763 isoform X2 produces the protein MEQLSESSHRDSADAASSSLTTAADVHVGGGGGGEAMARGLSAMLESVIKEFDSKSLDALSSQDKLSGSLDRLVQELDQLLENAPLPFIVQHASRISSVKQRVSSMNLVLKSIQRRIDNIDHMLSANNIQASDTT
- the LOC106354763 gene encoding uncharacterized protein LOC106354763 isoform X1 codes for the protein MEQLSESSHRDSADAASSSLTTAADVHVGGGGGGEAMARGLSAMLESVIKEFDSKSLDALSSQDKLSGSLDRLVQELDQLLENAPLPFIVQHASRISSVKQRVSSMNLVLKSIQRRIDNIDHMLSANNIQDKTASDTT